A single region of the Halorubrum depositum genome encodes:
- a CDS encoding DsrE/DsrF/DrsH-like family protein, whose product MSADTPSPDGTESSADDAPSRAELAARVDELEAALGEATGEDDAKKMSIIATKGTLDMAYPPLILASTAAAFGYDVTVFHTFWGLDILHEERSKNLKLSSVGNPNMPVPNAVAALPGMDRVTTKMMEKRIADNDTATVEELLETSLDMGVEFQACQMTIDLMDYDEDDFYDGVTTGVGAATALQDMAEADIQLLV is encoded by the coding sequence ATGAGCGCCGACACACCGTCCCCGGACGGGACCGAATCCTCGGCGGACGACGCGCCCTCGCGCGCCGAACTGGCCGCGCGCGTCGACGAGTTGGAGGCGGCGCTCGGCGAGGCGACCGGCGAGGACGACGCCAAGAAGATGAGCATCATCGCGACGAAGGGGACGCTCGACATGGCGTACCCGCCGCTCATCCTCGCCAGCACCGCCGCCGCCTTCGGCTACGACGTCACGGTGTTCCACACGTTCTGGGGGCTCGACATCCTCCACGAGGAGCGGTCGAAGAACCTCAAGCTCAGCTCCGTCGGCAACCCGAACATGCCCGTCCCGAACGCCGTCGCCGCGCTCCCCGGGATGGACCGCGTGACGACGAAGATGATGGAAAAGCGCATCGCGGACAACGACACGGCCACCGTCGAGGAGCTCCTGGAGACGAGCCTCGACATGGGCGTCGAGTTCCAGGCGTGTCAGATGACCATCGACCTGATGGACTACGACGAGGACGACTTCTACGACGGCGTCACCACGGGCGTCGGCGCCGCGACGGCCCTACAGGACATGGCCGAAGCCGACATCCAGCTTCTGGTCTGA
- a CDS encoding DUF1641 domain-containing protein has protein sequence MSEERVAGDGVAERSDLEAAIEENPEAVAEFVERLDAVNELLDVLSLGENALDDEMVRELSATGATLAESADGIATDETVALAETVGENGGELREALETLVVLQRSGTLDELAEIAEVGSLATAALDDEMVASLAGTGAALGEVAQTAADDDTSDGVETLLTSLGEAEREPPERVGPVGLVRELRDPDVQHGLGYLLALAGALGRKRSDGDER, from the coding sequence ATGTCCGAGGAACGCGTCGCCGGGGACGGCGTCGCCGAGCGGAGCGACCTCGAGGCGGCGATCGAGGAGAACCCGGAGGCGGTCGCCGAGTTCGTGGAGCGCCTCGACGCGGTGAACGAGCTGCTCGACGTGCTCTCGCTCGGCGAGAACGCGCTCGACGACGAGATGGTCCGTGAGCTCTCGGCGACGGGGGCGACGCTCGCCGAGTCCGCCGACGGGATCGCGACCGACGAGACCGTCGCGCTGGCCGAGACGGTCGGCGAGAACGGCGGTGAGCTGCGGGAGGCGCTCGAGACGCTAGTCGTCCTCCAGCGGAGCGGGACGCTGGACGAACTGGCCGAGATCGCCGAGGTCGGCTCGCTGGCGACCGCCGCGCTCGACGACGAGATGGTCGCCTCGTTGGCCGGCACCGGCGCCGCGCTCGGGGAGGTCGCGCAGACGGCCGCGGACGACGACACGAGCGACGGCGTCGAGACGCTGCTGACGAGCCTCGGCGAAGCGGAGCGCGAGCCCCCCGAACGGGTCGGGCCCGTCGGCCTGGTCCGCGAGCTGCGCGATCCGGACGTCCAGCACGGCCTCGGCTATCTGCTGGCGCTCGCGGGCGCGCTCGGCCGCAAGCGATCCGACGGCGACGAGCGCTGA
- a CDS encoding sulfurtransferase TusA family protein, which produces MSAEYDIAETLDVKGASCPMPVVKTKGAIDELTEGEVLEVLATDPGSVSDIDGWAAGTAGVELVGQEEGDDVYKHYVRKTE; this is translated from the coding sequence ATGAGTGCAGAATACGATATCGCGGAGACGCTCGACGTGAAAGGCGCATCGTGTCCCATGCCGGTCGTGAAGACGAAGGGAGCGATCGACGAACTGACCGAAGGCGAGGTCCTCGAAGTGCTGGCGACCGACCCGGGAAGCGTGAGCGACATCGACGGCTGGGCCGCGGGGACCGCCGGCGTCGAGCTCGTCGGTCAGGAGGAAGGCGACGACGTGTACAAACACTACGTCCGCAAGACGGAGTGA
- a CDS encoding MBL fold metallo-hydrolase has protein sequence MDAEDFPTPDVDVETIAPDTLKERIDAGEAVTLLDARMQSDYEEWRIDGENVTSINVPYFEFLDDEIDGDVLERIPEDREVTVLCAKGGASEYVAGTLAERGYDVNHLEEGMNGWAGIYEAVEVADYDGAGTLVQYQRPSSGCLGYLLYDDGEAAIIDPLRAFTDRYLDDAADLGVDIEYALDTHIHADHISGVRDLDAEGVEGVIPEAAVDRGVTYADELTTAADGDTFQVGDAAIEVVSTPGHTTGMTSYLVDESLLATGDGLFVESVARPDLEEGDDGAPDAARMLYESLQERVLTLPDDTLIGGAHFSDAAEPAEDGTYTAPIGELVEEMDALTMEEDAFVELILSDMPPRPANYEDIIATNLGQNAVDDEEAFTLELGPNNCAASQDSLAGD, from the coding sequence ATGGACGCTGAAGATTTCCCGACGCCGGACGTCGACGTCGAAACGATCGCACCGGACACGCTGAAAGAGCGCATCGACGCGGGCGAGGCCGTCACGCTCCTCGACGCACGCATGCAATCCGACTACGAGGAATGGCGCATCGACGGCGAGAACGTCACGTCGATCAACGTCCCGTACTTCGAGTTCCTCGACGACGAGATCGACGGGGACGTCCTCGAACGGATCCCCGAGGACCGCGAGGTGACCGTCCTGTGCGCGAAGGGCGGCGCCAGCGAGTACGTCGCGGGCACGCTCGCGGAGCGCGGCTACGACGTGAACCACCTCGAAGAGGGCATGAACGGCTGGGCGGGCATCTACGAGGCCGTCGAAGTCGCCGACTACGACGGCGCGGGCACGCTGGTGCAGTACCAGCGCCCCTCGTCCGGGTGTCTCGGCTACCTCCTCTACGACGACGGCGAGGCGGCGATCATCGACCCGCTGCGCGCGTTCACCGACCGCTACCTCGACGACGCCGCCGACCTCGGCGTCGACATCGAGTACGCGCTTGACACGCACATCCACGCCGATCACATCTCGGGCGTGCGCGACCTCGACGCGGAGGGCGTCGAGGGCGTCATCCCCGAGGCGGCCGTCGACCGCGGCGTCACCTACGCCGACGAGCTGACCACGGCTGCGGACGGCGACACCTTCCAAGTCGGCGACGCGGCCATCGAGGTCGTCTCCACGCCCGGCCACACGACCGGGATGACCTCGTACCTCGTCGACGAGAGCCTGCTCGCGACCGGCGACGGGCTGTTCGTCGAGAGCGTCGCCCGCCCGGACCTCGAGGAGGGCGACGACGGCGCGCCGGACGCGGCGCGCATGCTGTACGAGTCCCTGCAGGAGCGCGTTCTCACCCTGCCCGACGACACGCTGATCGGGGGCGCGCACTTCAGCGACGCCGCCGAGCCCGCCGAGGACGGCACCTACACCGCTCCGATCGGCGAACTCGTCGAGGAGATGGACGCGCTCACGATGGAGGAAGACGCGTTCGTCGAACTCATCCTCTCCGATATGCCGCCGCGGCCGGCCAACTACGAGGACATCATCGCGACGAACCTCGGTCAGAACGCCGTCGACGACGAGGAGGCGTTCACCCTCGAACTCGGGCCGAACAACTGCGCCGCGAGCCAGGACTCGCTCGCGGGTGACTGA
- a CDS encoding sulfurtransferase TusA family protein, whose product MTDIEPDKTVDARGAACPGPLMDLIGAIRGADSGAVIRLLSDNEQSRTDVPEWAEEAGNELLAVEEGDDHTAFYVEKA is encoded by the coding sequence ATGACCGACATCGAACCTGACAAGACCGTCGACGCCAGAGGAGCCGCCTGCCCCGGTCCCCTGATGGACCTCATCGGAGCGATCCGAGGGGCCGACTCCGGCGCGGTGATACGGCTCCTGAGCGACAACGAGCAGTCGCGCACCGACGTTCCGGAGTGGGCCGAGGAGGCGGGTAACGAGCTGCTCGCCGTCGAAGAGGGCGACGATCACACCGCGTTCTACGTGGAGAAAGCATGA
- a CDS encoding NAD(P)/FAD-dependent oxidoreductase: MTERVVIVGGGTGGSVLANDLADRLESKLDAGDVEVTLVNDGPDHVYKPVWLYVPFGQRETADGRRRLDELVDDAVDLRIDRVTDIDTEAEQLGFSDGPTMGYDHLVLATGSTLRPERVPGLAEGGYNYYSESGATDLREELLEFTEGELVLSVVGTPHMCPAAPLEFVFMADDWFRQRGLREDVDITYTYPIQRVHGNPHIAEWARPIMDERGIEVETFFNAESVDPEAETITSMEGTELDYDLLVSIPPHGGIDLIEEAGLGDDGWVDVNKHTLEAEAAENVYALGDTAATGVPNAGSVAHYQAGVVGRRLASEIRGRPATATYDGKTLCFIETGMDAASYVEFDYENPPAPAPPSRKLHWSKLAYNESYWLTARGLL, translated from the coding sequence ATGACTGAACGCGTCGTCATCGTCGGCGGCGGGACCGGCGGATCGGTCCTCGCGAACGACCTCGCCGACCGGCTCGAATCCAAACTCGACGCCGGCGACGTCGAGGTGACGCTCGTCAACGACGGCCCCGACCACGTTTACAAACCGGTGTGGCTGTACGTCCCCTTCGGCCAGCGCGAGACGGCGGACGGTCGACGTCGGCTCGACGAGCTCGTCGACGACGCGGTCGACCTCCGAATCGATCGCGTGACCGATATCGACACGGAGGCCGAACAGCTGGGGTTCAGCGACGGGCCGACGATGGGATACGACCACCTCGTGCTGGCGACCGGGTCGACGCTGAGGCCCGAACGGGTCCCCGGCCTCGCGGAGGGGGGATACAACTACTACAGCGAGTCGGGCGCGACCGACCTCCGAGAGGAGCTGCTGGAGTTCACCGAGGGCGAGCTCGTGTTGAGCGTCGTCGGCACGCCGCACATGTGCCCCGCCGCGCCGCTGGAGTTCGTCTTCATGGCCGACGACTGGTTCCGGCAGCGCGGGCTCCGAGAGGACGTCGACATCACCTACACGTACCCGATCCAGCGCGTCCACGGCAACCCCCACATCGCCGAGTGGGCGAGGCCGATCATGGACGAGCGCGGCATCGAGGTCGAGACGTTCTTCAACGCCGAATCGGTCGACCCGGAGGCGGAGACGATCACCTCGATGGAGGGGACCGAGCTCGACTACGACCTCCTCGTGTCGATTCCGCCGCACGGCGGCATCGACCTGATCGAGGAGGCGGGGCTCGGCGACGACGGCTGGGTCGACGTGAACAAGCACACGCTCGAGGCCGAGGCCGCCGAGAACGTCTACGCGCTCGGCGACACCGCGGCCACCGGCGTCCCGAACGCGGGCAGCGTCGCGCACTACCAGGCCGGCGTCGTCGGTCGGCGCCTCGCCAGCGAGATCCGCGGGCGGCCGGCGACGGCGACGTACGACGGGAAGACGCTGTGCTTCATCGAGACGGGCATGGACGCGGCGTCGTACGTCGAGTTCGACTACGAGAACCCGCCGGCGCCGGCGCCGCCGTCGCGGAAGCTCCACTGGTCGAAGCTGGCGTACAACGAGTCGTACTGGCTCACCGCACGGGGGTTGCTCTGA